A genomic region of Azoarcus sp. KH32C contains the following coding sequences:
- a CDS encoding beta-ketoacyl-ACP reductase, whose translation MSQKVALVTGAMGGLGTAICQSLAQDGLKVVANCLPGFPQKDEWLAKQKELGFDFVAAEGDVSDYESCKAMVAKIEAEVGPIEILVNNAGITRDKFFPKMEKGQWDAVINTNLNSLFNVTHHVSPKMAERGWGRIINISSVNGVKGQAGQTNYSTAKAGVLGFTKALAAELATKGVTVNAIAPGYIGTEMVMAIRDDIRQGIIDTVPMKRLGKPEEIGALCSYLSSELAGYVTGATININGGLHMC comes from the coding sequence ATGAGTCAGAAAGTCGCACTCGTTACCGGCGCAATGGGTGGTTTGGGCACCGCGATCTGTCAATCGCTGGCCCAGGATGGCCTCAAGGTCGTCGCCAACTGTCTGCCCGGTTTTCCTCAGAAGGACGAGTGGCTCGCCAAACAGAAGGAACTCGGCTTTGACTTCGTCGCCGCTGAAGGTGACGTGTCCGACTACGAATCCTGCAAGGCCATGGTTGCCAAGATCGAAGCCGAAGTCGGCCCGATCGAGATCCTGGTGAACAACGCCGGCATCACGCGTGACAAGTTCTTCCCGAAGATGGAGAAGGGCCAGTGGGATGCGGTGATCAACACCAACCTCAACAGCCTGTTCAACGTCACCCATCACGTGTCGCCGAAGATGGCCGAGCGTGGCTGGGGGCGCATCATCAATATCTCGTCGGTTAACGGCGTCAAGGGTCAGGCCGGCCAGACCAACTACTCGACCGCCAAGGCGGGCGTGCTGGGCTTCACGAAGGCGCTGGCGGCCGAGCTCGCGACCAAGGGCGTCACCGTCAACGCCATCGCCCCGGGCTACATCGGCACCGAGATGGTCATGGCGATCCGCGACGACATCCGCCAAGGCATCATCGACACCGTTCCGATGAAGCGTCTGGGAAAGCCGGAAGAAATCGGCGCCCTGTGCTCCTACCTCTCCTCCGAACTGGCCGGCTATGTGACCGGCGCCACCATCAACATCAACGGTGGCCTCCATATGTGCTGA